GATCTACACGGAAGCGCTGCCCAGGCAGCAGTTAATGACCTTCCTCGTGGCCCCTCCCCCTCCTCCCCCTCCTCCCCCTCCGCCGGTTGCGGCGGCCGTGGTGAAGGTGGAGAAGATCATCAGCGAAGTTGATCAGGGCGCGCTGCGCACTCCCACCAAGATCCCGGAAAAGGTCAAGATGATCAAGGAAGAGGACACTCCTCCTCCAACCTCCGGTATTGGCGGCGTCGTCGGTGGCGTGCCGGGCGGCGTTCCGGGCGGCCAGATGGGCGGCGTGATCGGCGGCATCATCAGCTCGACTCCGGTGGCCGTGCCCAAGGTGGCGACTCCGACACGCGTTCGCGTTTCGCAGGGCGTCTCCCAAGGCTTGCTGGTCCACCAGGTGAAACCGACCTACCCGGCGCTGGCGCGCCAGGCGCGCATCCAGGGAACGGTGGTGTTGCAGGCCGTGATTGCCAAGGACGGCACCATTCAGAACCTGCATATGGTCAGCGGCCACCCGATGCTGGCGCCGGCGGCCATCGAAGCCGTGAAGCAGTGGCGCTACAAGCCCTACTTCCTCAACGGCGAGCCGGTGGAAGTCGAAACGCAGATTACGGTCAATTTCACGCTCTCCGGCTAACTGGGTGGCCCACCCTGGCGCCCGCGTTTGGCGAAGGGTGGGAGGCAAGACGATCCAGGCAGTATTTTCTCGGAGATATCTTTTTGGAGAAGCGGTGGCGGGCAGCTTAGGACCCGCCGCTGCCATCCTAACCAGCACAGGATTTGCAAGCTGCTGCCGGCAGCTTTCGCAAGCTTCTGGGTCTGGACGGTTTTAACCACCCTGCTGATGTGCAGAGACGGCGCTTCAGCGGGACGCTAGCAAGGCAAATCGCCGATTCGAAGTGTTTTGAGGAGGAAAAAGCAACTCATGCTCGTCACAAACTTGGCAACTGTGGTTTACTCGAATGCCCACACCGTCGCTCTCTGGATGTTCCAGGAAGCAGCGGTGTCATGGGATCCCATCTCGCTGTGGCATCAGATGGGCATTCTGGCAAAGATCGTCGTCATCATCCTGTTCATCATGTCAGGCTGGTCGATTGGCGTCATGATCGACCGCTGGATGGCGTTCAGCGCCGCCCGCAAGCAGTCGCGCGCATTCGCTCCGGCCGTCGCCGGCGCCCTGCGTGAAGGCAAGATCGACGAAGCGATCCGCGTCGCCGAACGTAGCAAGAAGAGCCACCTGGCGAAGGTCGTCACCGCCGGCCTGCAGGAATTCAAGGCCCACGGCGAAAGCAACGATATCCCGGGCGAGCAGATCGAAGCCAGCCTTCGCGCCCTCGAGCGCGCCGAAGCCATCGTCCACGCCGAACTGAAGCGCGGACTCGGTGGTCTGGCCACCATCGGCGCCACCGCCCCCTTCGTCGGCCTGCTCGGCACCGTGGTCGGCATCATCAACGCGTTCAAGGGCATCGCCGAGAACAAGGCGACCGGTCTGGGCGCGGTAGCCGGCGGCATTTCCGAAGCCCTGGTGACTACGGCCGTCGGCCTGTTCGTCGCCATCCCCGCCGTCATGATGTACAACTACCTGTCCGGCCGCGTGGAAGCGTTCGACGTCGAAATGGACAACAGCTCCAGCGAGCTGATCGACTACTTCCTGAAGCGTCGCGGCATGGCCCGGAAGTAACGGCGAACGTAACGCGCGAGCATGAGTTGGGTGCCCCACCCTGGCCGATTTTGCCAGGGTGGGGCGCCAAAGCCTGCCGCCGCGCGACACCTGCCGCATGGCCGGTAGCGAGGAAACATGGCAATCGCAAAGCGAATTATGGCAGTCAACTCCACCATCAACGTCACCCCGATGGTGGACGTGATGCTGGTCCTGCTCATCATCTTCATGGTCATCACGCCCATGCTGCAGAAGGGTGTCAGCGTGGACTTGGCCAAGACCAATAATCCGAGCCTGATGCCCGACGCGGAGAAGGAAGACGCGTTGCTGGTCGCAGTCACCCGCGACGGCAAGGTGTACTTCATCAGCGATCAGATTGCTCCCGATCAGTTGACCAACAAGATCAAGGACAAGCTGGCCAGCCGCACCGACAAGCGCGTGTACGTCCGCGCCGATGCCCGTGCCAAGTACGGCGTCGTGGCCGAAGTGGTCGATAACGTCCGCGCCGCCGGCGTGGACCAGTTGGGTCTGCTCACCGAGCAGCGCAGGCAGGGCGCGCCTCCGGCCCCGCCGTCGGCTACGCAGACTCCGGCGGCCCCGAAATAGGTTTGCTGCCCCACCCGCACTGCTTTGGGAAGGGTGGCTGAGATTAAGTAGTAGAGAGGATTTCTGTATGTCAATGACAGTTGGCTCGGGCGGCGGTCCTTCGGCGGACATGAACGTCACGCCCCTCATCGACGTCCTGCTGGTGCTGCTGATCATCTTCATGGTCATCACCCCAATGACGCCCAAGGGGCTCGATGCCCTCGTTCCGCAGCCACCCAAGGACCAGAAGCAGCAGACTACGCCCAACGATCGCACCGTCGTGGTCCAGCTCCTTCAGGGCGGCGGTGGCGGCCAGCCGGCCCTCAAGATTAATCAGGAAGACGTCACCTGGGACAAGCTCCAGGGCCGCCTCGAGGAGATCTACAAGACGCGCGCCGAGAAGGTGATGTTCGTGAAG
Above is a genomic segment from Candidatus Binatia bacterium containing:
- a CDS encoding MotA/TolQ/ExbB proton channel family protein yields the protein MLVTNLATVVYSNAHTVALWMFQEAAVSWDPISLWHQMGILAKIVVIILFIMSGWSIGVMIDRWMAFSAARKQSRAFAPAVAGALREGKIDEAIRVAERSKKSHLAKVVTAGLQEFKAHGESNDIPGEQIEASLRALERAEAIVHAELKRGLGGLATIGATAPFVGLLGTVVGIINAFKGIAENKATGLGAVAGGISEALVTTAVGLFVAIPAVMMYNYLSGRVEAFDVEMDNSSSELIDYFLKRRGMARK
- a CDS encoding biopolymer transporter ExbD; translation: MSMTVGSGGGPSADMNVTPLIDVLLVLLIIFMVITPMTPKGLDALVPQPPKDQKQQTTPNDRTVVVQLLQGGGGGQPALKINQEDVTWDKLQGRLEEIYKTRAEKVMFVKADPELFFADVAQVIDIAHSAGVEKVGLITAKIEQGG
- a CDS encoding TonB family protein, producing MFEDSLIESGGRFGAKRRGATTVVSFILQGILLGILILIPLIYTEALPRQQLMTFLVAPPPPPPPPPPPVAAAVVKVEKIISEVDQGALRTPTKIPEKVKMIKEEDTPPPTSGIGGVVGGVPGGVPGGQMGGVIGGIISSTPVAVPKVATPTRVRVSQGVSQGLLVHQVKPTYPALARQARIQGTVVLQAVIAKDGTIQNLHMVSGHPMLAPAAIEAVKQWRYKPYFLNGEPVEVETQITVNFTLSG
- a CDS encoding ExbD/TolR family protein; the encoded protein is MAIAKRIMAVNSTINVTPMVDVMLVLLIIFMVITPMLQKGVSVDLAKTNNPSLMPDAEKEDALLVAVTRDGKVYFISDQIAPDQLTNKIKDKLASRTDKRVYVRADARAKYGVVAEVVDNVRAAGVDQLGLLTEQRRQGAPPAPPSATQTPAAPK